A genomic stretch from Desulfofalx alkaliphila DSM 12257 includes:
- a CDS encoding HutP family protein, with protein MSRAYLQGSRKVAQVAIHMALTEFREQEKEYKEKYIKEGIYTAAVDYGGDFITSVHKIIERAVVAAKREGVIKEVHAEEGAVAGATREALSMIMPKAVGLNVGGKIGIARQNDHVIVAVFFGVGLLHLDEVAIGIGHRAVS; from the coding sequence ATGAGTAGAGCTTACCTACAGGGAAGCAGAAAGGTAGCCCAGGTGGCTATCCACATGGCCCTTACCGAGTTTAGGGAGCAGGAGAAAGAGTATAAGGAAAAGTACATTAAAGAAGGCATTTATACCGCAGCCGTTGACTATGGCGGAGACTTTATTACATCAGTGCACAAAATAATTGAAAGGGCAGTGGTGGCTGCAAAACGTGAAGGGGTAATTAAAGAAGTTCATGCCGAAGAAGGGGCAGTTGCCGGTGCGACCAGGGAAGCCTTATCAATGATAATGCCTAAGGCAGTAGGTCTTAACGTGGGCGGTAAAATTGGTATCGCCCGTCAAAATGACCATGTGATAGTGGCAGTTTTCTTTGGAGTGGGCTTATTACACCTAGATGAAGTGGCCATTGGTATCGGTCACCGTGCAGTATCATGA